One genomic region from uncultured Treponema sp. encodes:
- a CDS encoding HAD family hydrolase produces MKLYSIPKKIKTFIFDIDGTLYTSPEFVAEQVDVQIRHYAHINGISEDSARSMIEGYRKKWSAEHGGKKISLGNTFPAFGVDIETSIKWRNELLQPEKFLSPDLKLKEFLGELKKSFNLICVTNNPVKAARRTLAAVGISELIPDVIGLDTCMKSKPAKEMLELAAKKTSSEFCECVSVGDRFDIDIALPLELGMGGILVDGAQDVVKILDEIKSID; encoded by the coding sequence GTGAAGCTTTATTCAATTCCTAAGAAAATAAAAACTTTTATTTTTGATATTGACGGAACTCTTTACACAAGCCCGGAATTTGTTGCGGAGCAAGTCGATGTTCAGATTCGGCATTACGCGCATATAAACGGCATTTCCGAAGATTCCGCAAGAAGCATGATTGAAGGCTACAGAAAAAAATGGAGCGCGGAACACGGCGGAAAAAAAATCAGCTTGGGAAACACTTTTCCTGCGTTCGGCGTGGATATTGAAACTAGCATAAAGTGGCGCAATGAGCTTTTGCAGCCTGAAAAATTTCTTTCGCCAGATTTGAAGTTGAAAGAGTTTCTTGGGGAATTAAAAAAATCCTTCAACCTGATTTGCGTTACCAACAATCCTGTAAAAGCCGCAAGAAGAACTTTGGCGGCAGTTGGAATTTCAGAGCTTATTCCTGATGTGATTGGACTTGATACTTGCATGAAGTCTAAGCCCGCAAAAGAAATGCTTGAACTTGCCGCGAAAAAAACTTCAAGTGAATTTTGCGAGTGCGTTTCCGTGGGCGACAGATTTGACATAGACATTGCGCTTCCGCTTGAGCTTGGCATGGGCGGAATCCTTGTAGACGGCGCGCAGGATGTTGTAAAAATTCTTGATGAAATAAAATCTATTGACTAA
- a CDS encoding MATE family efflux transporter, which yields MAQEKLIDKVNDTPLRKIAYPLVIENLLFLAFSSIDVFMLSGYSDKAVAAVGLITQYTWFLLVLLQVIPNGATISLTNFLGAGQTEKAKKISRTALQMVIVFGLFFGLAFAFLIPQILKKYNIDDEVRLFASQYAFIYSAFSVFSGISIVQSSILRSYGHTKDAMVVNAIANSLNIVGNALALYGWFGLPVLGVKGVAISTVASQFAGAVILSVRIACLKDSKYSIKNPFKIVKSEWRQILKIGVPTAGESVSWNLSQLVIMIIITTFGTEAIAAFTYLMTILRFIYMIAISIGTASQIKTGHYCGAGLQQTAYKNVFCYQISGSAVSLFIATVIFIFRHQMIAFFTTDAAITSIILSVMPVTFFLELGRSINVIIIPCLMASGDIHFPVGAGIFSNWMISTLLSYVFAIVFGWGFIGVIIAMACDELFRGMLMIFRWKSKVWMYKKAV from the coding sequence ATGGCTCAAGAAAAACTTATTGACAAAGTAAACGATACTCCGCTTAGAAAAATCGCTTATCCGCTTGTAATTGAAAATCTTCTTTTTCTTGCATTTTCCAGCATTGATGTTTTTATGCTGTCTGGCTATTCAGACAAGGCGGTTGCGGCCGTTGGTCTTATAACGCAGTACACTTGGTTTCTTCTTGTTTTGCTGCAAGTGATTCCAAACGGCGCGACAATTTCCCTTACAAATTTTTTGGGAGCAGGGCAGACTGAAAAAGCCAAGAAAATTTCCCGGACGGCATTGCAGATGGTGATTGTGTTCGGCTTGTTTTTTGGACTTGCGTTTGCGTTTTTAATTCCGCAGATTCTAAAAAAATACAACATTGACGATGAAGTGCGTTTGTTTGCAAGCCAGTACGCTTTTATTTATTCAGCGTTTTCTGTTTTCAGCGGAATCTCTATCGTTCAGTCTTCTATTTTGAGAAGCTACGGACACACAAAAGACGCGATGGTTGTAAATGCAATTGCAAATTCTTTAAATATTGTGGGAAACGCTCTTGCTTTGTACGGCTGGTTCGGTCTGCCAGTTCTGGGCGTAAAAGGCGTTGCAATTTCCACGGTTGCAAGCCAGTTTGCAGGAGCTGTCATTCTTTCTGTTAGAATCGCTTGCTTAAAAGATTCAAAGTATTCAATAAAAAATCCGTTTAAAATTGTAAAAAGCGAATGGAGGCAGATTCTAAAAATTGGAGTTCCTACCGCAGGCGAAAGTGTTTCCTGGAATTTGTCGCAGCTTGTTATAATGATTATAATCACAACGTTCGGAACAGAAGCAATTGCCGCGTTCACTTATCTTATGACGATTTTGCGCTTTATCTACATGATTGCGATTTCCATAGGAACGGCTTCTCAAATTAAAACCGGACATTATTGTGGCGCGGGACTTCAGCAGACTGCGTACAAAAATGTTTTTTGCTATCAAATTTCTGGAAGCGCGGTGAGCCTTTTTATTGCGACTGTGATTTTTATTTTCCGCCACCAGATGATTGCGTTTTTTACTACGGACGCTGCGATTACTTCTATAATACTTTCTGTAATGCCAGTAACATTTTTCCTGGAGCTTGGGCGTTCCATAAATGTCATTATTATTCCGTGCCTCATGGCTTCTGGCGACATTCACTTTCCTGTTGGAGCCGGAATTTTTTCAAACTGGATGATTTCAACTTTGCTTTCTTATGTCTTTGCGATTGTTTTTGGCTGGGGATTTATTGGAGTTATAATTGCGATGGCGTGCGACGAGCTTTTCCGCGGAATGCTGATGATTTTTAGATGGAAGTCAAAAGTCTGGATGTATAAAAAGGCAGTGTGA
- the purA gene encoding adenylosuccinate synthase gives MNVVIIGAQWGDEGKGKIVDYLAKDAKYVVRYSGGPNAGHTIVVDGKQFALHQVPSGILYSDKKVFLGAGMVIDPEALFEELKMIKDNGVDWEGRVFISDRAHLILPRYRQMDKDRDASRKRPIGTTGRGIGIAYSEKAHRDGLRLADLDWTEKLADLEKEDIEYLDKYKEQLLQMRVDLTQKMWEFRKENILFEGAQGAMLDIDSGTYPYVSSGASCAAGAATGCGIGPHNLDHILGVFKAYETRVGNGPMPTEFNATSEGELCQYVRDTGREYGVTTGRARRCGYLDLVALRYACRVNSLDSLVLTHLDIYDAMDQIEACVGYEINGKIVTDFPANIDQLNSAKPILQKFSGWKTSLKECRNYKKMPKNARAYVEFIEAFTGTPVSIISVGYERDETFIRKNPWKK, from the coding sequence ATGAATGTTGTTATCATTGGCGCTCAGTGGGGCGATGAAGGAAAAGGCAAAATTGTAGACTACCTTGCAAAGGACGCAAAATATGTTGTCCGCTATTCAGGAGGTCCGAACGCAGGACATACAATTGTTGTAGATGGAAAACAATTTGCGCTTCATCAAGTTCCAAGCGGAATCCTTTATTCAGACAAAAAGGTTTTTCTTGGAGCAGGAATGGTAATTGATCCGGAAGCCTTGTTTGAAGAGCTTAAGATGATAAAAGACAACGGCGTGGACTGGGAAGGCAGAGTATTTATTTCTGACCGCGCGCACCTTATTCTTCCAAGATACCGCCAGATGGACAAAGACAGAGACGCTTCCCGCAAACGCCCAATCGGAACAACTGGACGCGGAATCGGAATTGCCTACAGTGAAAAAGCTCACCGCGACGGACTCCGCCTTGCAGACTTGGACTGGACAGAAAAACTTGCTGACCTTGAAAAAGAAGACATTGAATATCTTGATAAATACAAAGAGCAGCTTTTGCAGATGCGTGTAGACCTTACACAAAAGATGTGGGAATTCCGCAAAGAAAACATTCTCTTTGAAGGCGCGCAGGGCGCAATGCTCGATATTGATTCTGGAACATATCCTTATGTAAGCTCTGGAGCTTCTTGCGCGGCTGGAGCTGCTACAGGCTGCGGAATCGGTCCTCATAACCTTGACCACATTCTTGGAGTTTTCAAGGCTTACGAAACACGCGTAGGAAACGGTCCGATGCCAACAGAGTTCAACGCCACAAGCGAAGGCGAGCTTTGTCAGTATGTGCGCGACACAGGACGTGAATACGGAGTTACAACAGGAAGAGCCAGAAGATGCGGCTACCTTGATTTGGTTGCGTTGCGCTACGCCTGCCGTGTAAACAGCTTGGACAGCCTTGTTCTTACACATCTTGATATTTACGATGCAATGGATCAGATTGAAGCTTGTGTTGGGTACGAAATAAACGGAAAAATTGTAACAGACTTCCCTGCGAACATCGACCAGCTTAACAGCGCAAAGCCGATTCTTCAGAAATTTTCCGGCTGGAAAACTTCGCTCAAGGAATGCAGAAACTACAAGAAAATGCCAAAAAATGCGCGTGCTTATGTGGAATTCATAGAAGCATTCACAGGCACACCAGTAAGCATTATTTCCGTAGGCTACGAACGTGATGAAACTTTCATCCGCAAAAACCCTTGGAAAAAGTAA
- a CDS encoding leucine-rich repeat domain-containing protein translates to MKKYIFLILPAVMLMLASCMDSASGNGGAGSVLVALPGSSRNVSSSGRADSYTVSLLKGGKVIESQTAVPGGAVEFNELDAGSYTVDVEATLSGALSGVGSAEVAVTEGETASCSVLMNRVYTAAQAAERISDNNGENWNIIVAGPIDDDGLLEIAKNLKDVLTEGCISLDLGRTTGLSSIGVTKFQNCTALSAIVLPEGIGSIDENAFDGCTSLASVTIPDTVNEIGQFAFRNCSALKSIEIPNSVTTIAIGAFRDCTALTSIEIPRGVITIGSDSFNGCTALESIEIPDSVTTIERAAFHGCSSLTDVYIPDSVTEIGNQTFTNCSNLKSIVLSTRITSIAEQVFRNCTALTSIEIPDGVSEIKSSAFMSCEVLESITIPVSVTSIETGAFVSCNKLKSVKYKGLSDDWSGIAIGSNNPFESGSSGIKIICSDKEITL, encoded by the coding sequence ATGAAGAAATATATTTTCTTGATTTTACCAGCGGTAATGCTAATGCTTGCCTCGTGCATGGATTCCGCAAGCGGAAACGGTGGAGCTGGCTCTGTTCTTGTTGCGCTTCCGGGCTCTTCCCGGAATGTCTCTAGCAGTGGCAGGGCCGACTCGTACACAGTTTCCCTGCTGAAAGGCGGAAAAGTTATAGAAAGCCAGACAGCCGTGCCGGGGGGGGCAGTGGAGTTCAATGAGCTTGATGCCGGAAGCTACACGGTTGACGTTGAGGCGACTTTAAGCGGTGCCTTGAGCGGCGTGGGAAGCGCGGAAGTTGCAGTTACAGAGGGTGAGACGGCTTCATGCAGCGTTCTTATGAACAGAGTGTACACTGCGGCGCAGGCTGCGGAGCGTATAAGCGATAATAACGGCGAGAACTGGAACATAATTGTTGCCGGTCCGATAGATGACGACGGCTTGTTAGAAATAGCTAAAAATTTAAAGGATGTTCTTACAGAAGGTTGCATAAGCCTTGACCTTGGCAGGACAACCGGGCTTAGCTCAATTGGTGTGACAAAGTTTCAGAACTGCACAGCTCTTTCTGCCATAGTTCTCCCGGAGGGAATAGGCTCTATTGATGAAAATGCTTTTGATGGATGCACATCACTTGCAAGTGTAACGATTCCAGATACTGTGAATGAAATAGGACAATTTGCGTTCCGTAATTGTTCTGCTCTTAAGAGCATAGAGATTCCAAACAGTGTAACAACGATTGCTATTGGCGCGTTCAGGGACTGCACGGCTCTAACAAGCATAGAGATTCCAAGGGGAGTAATTACGATTGGTTCAGACTCATTTAATGGTTGCACGGCTCTTGAAAGTATAGAGATTCCAGACAGTGTAACAACAATAGAAAGGGCTGCATTTCATGGATGCTCGTCTCTAACAGATGTATATATTCCGGACAGCGTTACTGAAATTGGAAATCAAACATTTACTAACTGTTCCAATCTAAAAAGCATAGTTCTTTCGACGAGAATAACTTCAATAGCTGAGCAAGTATTCAGGAACTGCACGGCTCTAACAAGCATAGAGATTCCAGATGGCGTAAGTGAAATAAAAAGTAGTGCATTTATGAGCTGTGAGGTTCTTGAATCTATAACAATTCCGGTTAGTGTAACTTCAATTGAAACAGGTGCATTCGTTTCATGCAATAAACTGAAAAGTGTAAAATATAAAGGCTTGTCGGATGATTGGAGTGGAATTGCAATAGGCAGTAACAATCCTTTTGAAAGCGGCAGTAGTGGTATCAAAATAATATGTTCTGATAAGGAAATAACTCTATAG
- a CDS encoding FGGY-family carbohydrate kinase, with the protein MEQTVLAVDIGTSSLKAAFVSEKGKVCAFSRRPFLLCNTEHASKEWLPAFQNALQDLVSQSPEIRPSGICVSGNGPTLVAQSGETLLWNEKVVQLKSSSLFIPRLLAFKDKFPDVWKKSELVFSGPEYFLWLLTGEPCTILPEKRFESAYWNKQLLLESGFSADEINKLPSFAEPSHKLAGLSRKASSFLGAEEFGIKEGLPVFCGAPDFISALVGTATVKPCILCDRAGSSEGLNFCTAVPLEGEKIRTLPSVVPELWNASVLLPDSGSKFDSFKLKIERELGKQIEYSALVQEIIGSDGTNASLDQGKYLMIQTALNLKDAIGILKAAAAKKEIPFPDEMRVAGGQAKSALWNQMKADITGMKISVPSCPDAELLGDAAFAFTALKVFPNLVCASESLFSKTETFYPQNY; encoded by the coding sequence ATGGAACAAACTGTTCTTGCCGTTGATATTGGAACATCTTCTTTAAAGGCTGCCTTTGTTTCTGAAAAAGGAAAGGTTTGCGCATTCAGCCGCCGTCCATTTTTGCTTTGCAACACGGAACATGCTTCAAAGGAATGGCTTCCTGCCTTTCAGAATGCTTTGCAGGATTTGGTTTCCCAGTCGCCGGAAATTCGTCCAAGCGGAATTTGCGTAAGCGGAAACGGTCCTACTCTTGTTGCCCAGTCAGGCGAAACTCTTTTATGGAACGAAAAAGTTGTTCAGTTAAAATCCAGTTCACTTTTTATTCCGCGCTTGCTTGCGTTTAAAGACAAGTTTCCCGATGTATGGAAAAAGAGCGAGCTGGTTTTCAGCGGCCCTGAATATTTTTTGTGGCTTCTTACTGGAGAGCCTTGCACAATTCTCCCTGAAAAAAGATTTGAGTCCGCATATTGGAACAAGCAGCTTCTTTTGGAAAGCGGATTTTCAGCTGACGAAATAAACAAGCTTCCTTCATTTGCAGAACCTTCGCATAAACTTGCAGGACTTTCAAGAAAAGCGTCTTCGTTTTTGGGCGCGGAAGAATTCGGAATAAAAGAAGGTCTTCCTGTTTTTTGCGGAGCTCCTGATTTTATTTCTGCGCTTGTTGGCACTGCGACTGTAAAGCCATGCATTTTGTGCGACAGGGCTGGCTCTAGCGAAGGTCTTAACTTCTGCACGGCTGTTCCTCTTGAAGGTGAAAAAATCCGTACGCTTCCTTCTGTTGTGCCGGAACTTTGGAACGCTTCTGTTTTGCTTCCTGATTCAGGCTCAAAGTTTGATTCTTTTAAATTGAAAATTGAACGCGAGCTTGGAAAGCAGATTGAATATTCGGCTCTTGTTCAGGAAATAATAGGAAGCGACGGAACAAATGCTTCTTTAGACCAAGGCAAATATCTTATGATTCAGACCGCACTGAATTTAAAAGATGCGATTGGAATTTTAAAAGCTGCCGCTGCAAAAAAAGAAATTCCGTTTCCCGATGAAATGCGAGTTGCAGGCGGTCAGGCAAAAAGCGCGCTTTGGAATCAGATGAAAGCCGATATAACTGGAATGAAAATTTCAGTTCCTTCTTGCCCTGATGCGGAACTTTTGGGAGATGCGGCATTTGCATTTACAGCGTTGAAAGTTTTTCCTAATTTGGTTTGCGCATCTGAATCTTTGTTTTCCAAGACGGAAACTTTTTATCCGCAGAACTATTAA
- a CDS encoding branched-chain amino acid aminotransferase, giving the protein MAKNIDWANLPFGYQVTDKRFVANYKNGAWDAGELASDATVHISECAGVLQYAQTCFEGLKAYTTKDGRIVTFRPDLNADRMASSCERLEMPVFPKERFVQAVLDTVKANIDWVPPFGSGATLYIRPYMFGSNAVIGVKPADEYQFRILVTPVGPYFKGGVKPIVVRISDLDRAAPHGTGDIKAGLNYAMSLHNIMDAHRNGFAENMYLDPATHTYIEETGGANILFVTKDGKLVTPKSNSILPSITRRSLIQVAKDYLGIEVEERKINKNELADFAECGLCGTAAVISPIGKIVDHGTEINVPSGMEEIGPVLKKLRETLTGIQMGEIKAPEGWIYEIK; this is encoded by the coding sequence ATGGCAAAGAATATTGATTGGGCGAATCTTCCTTTTGGTTATCAGGTAACAGATAAGAGATTTGTTGCTAACTACAAGAACGGCGCATGGGACGCAGGCGAGCTTGCTTCCGATGCTACTGTGCATATTTCTGAGTGCGCTGGAGTTCTTCAGTATGCCCAGACTTGCTTTGAAGGTCTCAAGGCTTACACAACAAAAGACGGCAGAATTGTTACTTTCCGCCCGGACTTGAACGCTGACCGCATGGCTTCTTCCTGCGAGCGTCTTGAAATGCCGGTGTTCCCAAAAGAGCGTTTTGTTCAGGCTGTGCTTGATACTGTAAAGGCGAACATTGACTGGGTTCCTCCTTTTGGAAGCGGCGCGACTTTGTATATCCGTCCGTATATGTTTGGTTCAAATGCTGTAATCGGTGTAAAGCCTGCTGACGAATATCAGTTTAGAATTCTTGTTACTCCGGTTGGTCCATATTTCAAGGGCGGAGTTAAGCCGATTGTTGTCCGCATTTCAGACTTGGACAGAGCCGCTCCTCATGGAACTGGCGACATAAAAGCCGGACTTAACTATGCGATGAGCCTTCACAATATCATGGACGCGCACAGAAACGGCTTTGCTGAAAATATGTATCTTGATCCTGCGACACACACTTATATTGAAGAAACTGGTGGAGCAAACATTCTCTTTGTTACAAAAGACGGAAAACTTGTTACTCCAAAGTCAAACAGCATTCTTCCTTCAATCACACGCCGTTCTTTGATTCAGGTTGCAAAAGATTATCTTGGAATTGAAGTTGAGGAGCGCAAGATTAACAAGAACGAGCTTGCGGACTTTGCTGAATGCGGACTTTGCGGAACTGCCGCTGTAATTTCTCCAATCGGAAAAATTGTTGACCACGGAACAGAAATCAATGTTCCAAGCGGAATGGAAGAAATCGGACCGGTTCTTAAAAAGCTCCGTGAAACTTTGACAGGAATCCAGATGGGCGAAATAAAGGCTCCAGAAGGCTGGATTTACGAAATTAAATAA
- the prs gene encoding ribose-phosphate diphosphokinase, with protein sequence MPYSEPTDLAVVACPGGESFANEVITHLRHMYKHRFSLKSDVISKRYGLEKENIVQQINLKNDIETSDLCIRGVTDKYRAPFFKVNARFTYFANGEFKTELLDCIRGKDVYIFQDVENHEKLALNDGKNILSLSVNDHVMSLLVTIDAVRQAGARQITLVLPAYPYSRQHKKKSREGLTAALLGHIYEMMEVKRIITLDLHSREIVNAFAHTHCENLHASYQIIRELARVVDLTKEDLVVVSPDTGAIDRNKFYATGLKKPLAMIYKERDYSIVTQDAKNTNIKSIKLLGDVKGKVAFLADDMLGTGGTLLKAMGFLHEQGATKVIAAISLPFFTGNAIEQFDEAYSKGLFYRIIGTNAVYHEELLKREWYISTNVSGLFANVITRLHHDQSLSDLLDNRTIIDKLIKVSTPAEKAE encoded by the coding sequence ATGCCGTATTCTGAGCCAACTGATCTTGCTGTTGTAGCGTGTCCGGGCGGAGAGTCTTTCGCCAATGAAGTCATCACACATTTGCGCCACATGTACAAGCACCGTTTTTCTTTGAAGAGCGATGTTATTTCAAAACGCTACGGACTTGAAAAGGAAAATATCGTTCAGCAGATTAACTTGAAGAATGATATTGAAACTAGCGACCTGTGCATTCGCGGTGTAACAGACAAATACCGCGCGCCGTTTTTTAAGGTCAACGCAAGGTTCACATATTTTGCAAACGGAGAATTCAAGACAGAACTTTTGGATTGCATCCGCGGAAAAGATGTTTATATTTTTCAGGATGTTGAAAACCACGAAAAGCTTGCTCTTAACGATGGAAAAAATATTCTTAGCCTAAGCGTAAACGACCACGTTATGAGCCTTCTTGTTACAATTGATGCTGTGCGACAGGCTGGAGCGCGCCAGATTACTTTGGTTTTGCCGGCTTATCCTTACAGCCGCCAGCATAAAAAGAAGAGCCGCGAAGGTCTTACAGCCGCTCTTTTGGGACACATTTATGAAATGATGGAAGTTAAGCGCATTATCACACTTGACCTTCATTCACGCGAAATTGTAAATGCGTTTGCCCACACTCACTGCGAAAATCTTCATGCTTCATACCAGATTATCCGCGAGCTTGCACGTGTAGTTGATCTTACAAAAGAAGATCTTGTTGTTGTAAGCCCGGACACTGGAGCAATTGACCGCAATAAATTCTATGCGACTGGACTTAAAAAGCCGCTTGCCATGATTTACAAAGAGCGCGACTATTCAATCGTTACTCAGGATGCAAAAAATACAAACATCAAGAGCATTAAGCTTTTGGGCGATGTAAAAGGAAAAGTTGCTTTCCTTGCAGACGATATGCTTGGCACAGGCGGAACTTTGCTCAAGGCGATGGGATTTTTGCATGAGCAGGGTGCGACAAAAGTTATTGCTGCAATCAGCCTTCCGTTCTTTACAGGAAATGCGATTGAGCAGTTTGATGAAGCGTACAGCAAAGGCTTGTTCTATAGAATAATTGGAACTAATGCGGTTTACCATGAGGAGCTTTTAAAGCGTGAATGGTATATCAGCACAAATGTTTCTGGTCTTTTTGCAAACGTAATCACAAGGCTTCACCACGACCAGTCTTTGAGCGACTTGCTTGACAACCGCACAATCATAGACAAACTTATAAAAGTTTCAACTCCTGCTGAAAAAGCTGAGTAA
- a CDS encoding MATE family efflux transporter, producing the protein MSAGKNSIDMLNGPLLGKILVFSLPFAASSILQQVFNSADVAVVGRFSGSTSLAAVGNNAPIINLIINIFVGMSIGANVLIATLIGQNRKDEIKSAVHTVISVAVISGIFLAVIGPLLSKPILEAIGTPDEVLVLAALYLRIYFLGMPAIMVYNFGSAVLRSKGDSNRPLYCLIAAGILNVILNLVFVIVFRMGVAGVAISTVISNYVSATMIILFLLNEEESLRLDLRKLHINKSQLAKIARIGVPAGLQGMVFCFSNICIQGGINSFGSNAMAGSAAALNFEYFSYFVVSAFTQAATTFTSQNYGAKKFSRCKKIYRLSMLCSVIISGAMCFVFVFFRRAVIRVYTVDEAVIAFALIRLVHVESLDFLTSSYEITAGALRGMGYSMLPAVLTLAGSCLFRLTWLATVFKKYPSFETIMNVYPISWIITGTAVIASYLIIRKKKFGVEQ; encoded by the coding sequence ATGAGCGCAGGAAAAAATTCAATTGACATGCTCAACGGTCCGCTTCTTGGAAAGATTCTAGTGTTCTCTCTTCCGTTCGCGGCAAGCAGCATTCTTCAGCAAGTTTTTAATTCCGCAGATGTGGCAGTCGTGGGAAGATTTTCCGGAAGCACATCTTTGGCGGCGGTAGGAAACAACGCTCCGATAATCAACTTAATCATAAATATTTTTGTGGGAATGTCGATTGGCGCAAATGTTCTGATTGCAACTTTAATCGGCCAGAACAGAAAAGACGAAATCAAGTCGGCGGTACACACAGTAATTTCCGTGGCAGTCATAAGCGGAATTTTTCTTGCGGTAATAGGACCGCTTCTTTCAAAGCCAATTCTTGAAGCAATCGGAACGCCTGATGAAGTTCTTGTGCTTGCGGCTCTTTACCTGCGGATTTACTTTCTTGGAATGCCGGCAATCATGGTGTACAACTTCGGCTCGGCAGTTCTAAGAAGCAAGGGAGATTCAAACCGTCCTTTGTACTGTCTGATTGCGGCGGGAATTCTCAACGTTATCCTGAACCTTGTTTTTGTAATTGTATTCAGAATGGGCGTTGCTGGAGTTGCAATTTCAACTGTAATTTCAAATTACGTAAGCGCAACCATGATAATTTTATTTCTGCTGAATGAAGAAGAATCGCTCAGACTGGATTTAAGAAAACTTCATATAAACAAAAGCCAGCTTGCAAAAATCGCGCGCATAGGAGTTCCGGCTGGCTTGCAGGGAATGGTTTTCTGCTTTTCAAACATCTGCATTCAAGGCGGAATAAATTCATTCGGAAGCAACGCAATGGCAGGCTCGGCGGCGGCGCTCAACTTTGAATACTTTTCATACTTTGTTGTAAGCGCGTTCACTCAGGCGGCGACAACTTTTACAAGCCAGAACTACGGCGCAAAGAAATTCAGCAGATGCAAAAAAATCTACAGGCTTTCAATGCTGTGCAGCGTAATTATTTCCGGGGCAATGTGCTTTGTCTTTGTATTCTTTAGAAGAGCTGTTATCAGAGTTTACACCGTGGACGAAGCGGTAATCGCATTTGCGCTCATAAGATTAGTCCATGTGGAATCGCTTGACTTCCTTACAAGCAGCTACGAAATTACGGCAGGCGCTTTGCGCGGAATGGGATACTCAATGCTTCCGGCAGTTCTTACGCTGGCAGGCTCATGCCTCTTTAGGCTTACTTGGCTTGCAACCGTATTCAAAAAATATCCTTCATTTGAAACAATAATGAACGTTTATCCAATCAGCTGGATAATAACCGGAACAGCAGTAATTGCTTCGTACCTGATTATCAGAAAGAAGAAATTCGGCGTAGAACAATGA
- a CDS encoding DNA adenine methylase produces the protein MAENTDYLTTQIITYIGNKRILIGNIRPEIEQIKSKLKKQKLVCADLFSGSGIVARMLKQYSSTVIVNDLEDYSSILNSCYLFNKKDFDSEKYFSYRKSIEKEFFEQKIPGIICENYAPKNTEDIQAGERAFYTRENAERIDSYRTLIDELVDCEEYKKFFIAPLLTEASVHVNTSGIFKGFYKNKNTGLGCFGGTGKNALSRIMGQVELPVPVFSNFKSKTEIYKEDTVELSSKLKKIDIAYLDPPYNQHPYGSNYFMLNIIAQNKMPDAKLSKVSGIPANWNRSMFNKKNSALNSMEKIISALDAKFVIISYNSEGFIKFGEMKSMLEKYGKLKTVEIAYNTFRGSRNLNARNIHVSEYLFVLEKS, from the coding sequence ATGGCAGAAAACACAGACTACCTGACAACGCAAATTATAACTTACATCGGAAACAAACGGATTCTGATTGGAAACATCCGCCCCGAAATCGAACAGATAAAATCAAAGCTCAAAAAGCAAAAGCTTGTCTGCGCGGATTTATTTTCAGGCTCGGGAATTGTAGCGCGGATGCTCAAGCAATATTCTTCAACAGTAATCGTGAACGACTTGGAAGACTACTCTTCAATTCTGAACAGCTGCTATCTTTTCAACAAGAAAGACTTTGACAGCGAAAAATATTTCAGCTACAGAAAATCAATTGAAAAAGAATTCTTCGAGCAGAAAATCCCCGGAATAATCTGCGAAAACTACGCGCCAAAAAACACAGAGGACATTCAGGCAGGCGAGCGGGCTTTTTACACGAGAGAAAACGCAGAACGAATCGACTCTTACCGCACGCTCATAGACGAGCTTGTTGACTGCGAAGAATACAAAAAATTTTTTATCGCGCCGCTTTTAACGGAAGCTTCTGTGCACGTCAACACTTCTGGAATTTTCAAGGGATTCTACAAAAACAAAAACACCGGGCTTGGCTGCTTTGGCGGAACAGGAAAAAACGCGCTTTCAAGAATCATGGGGCAAGTGGAGCTTCCAGTTCCAGTGTTCAGCAACTTCAAGTCAAAAACTGAAATCTACAAAGAGGACACAGTCGAGCTTTCCTCCAAGCTGAAAAAAATTGACATTGCATATTTAGATCCGCCGTACAACCAGCATCCTTACGGCTCAAATTATTTCATGCTGAACATAATCGCGCAAAACAAAATGCCGGACGCAAAGCTCAGCAAAGTTTCCGGGATTCCCGCGAACTGGAACCGTTCAATGTTCAACAAAAAAAACAGCGCGTTAAATTCCATGGAAAAAATAATCAGCGCGCTTGATGCAAAATTCGTAATCATTTCATATAATTCAGAAGGATTTATAAAATTCGGCGAAATGAAATCCATGCTTGAAAAATACGGAAAACTTAAAACCGTTGAAATCGCATACAATACATTCAGAGGCTCGCGAAACCTCAACGCAAGAAACATTCACGTTTCCGAATATCTTTTTGTTCTGGAGAAGTCGTAA